GTGGGCCACCAGCGATATGAGTACCATAATTTTTGGAAAAAGAAAAATCTTTGAACTGCGAACCGGTAATTAAGTTTTCTGAATTAATTCCTTCAGTGGAACAAAATCGTTTCATCGCAAAAGGAAGGTCTCCAGAAATGATTAAGGTTGTGATTCCATTTTCCTTCGCTACTTTTTCGTTAAACTTTTTGGTTTCAAGGGCACAGACAGCTGTATCTAAACTGGGAACCGCCACAAGGATTTTTACCTTCCCTGCTAAATCTTTTAAAGTCAAATCACCTAAATCTTGTTTGGCGACTCGAAAGTCTGGGGCTTTATCCCCCGGTTTGGGAAGGTTTCCTTCGAGTGGAACGGGATTTCCTTTGAGTGTTACTTGTGCCATGCTGATCTCCTTTGTATTTAGACTAATCTAGTCTTTCATCGAGCGGATTCTTCGGGAAGGATTTTTTCCATCCAAAGCAAAGATTCCGAGAGTTCGCCTTTCCGAATGGTTTCACTTAAATGACGGACTCGATCCAAAAGCCACGAAGGTGAAAGGTCGGTAATTTCTTGAAACGCATTCAATTCTTCCCGATTTAAGGATCCATCAAATGTAGAACACAAAGCAAAGATTGCAATCGGCCAATTCCTTTCTTCTTTTGTCAGTTTTGGGAATAAATGTACAAACTCGTTCCAATCATCTAAATCGGTCAGTTTGTCTTTATTTGGTAAAAGTCGTATCAATCCAAAGAGTAAGTATTCAAAGTTAGGATGGAATGTTTTTGTGTATACAATGGATATTGCCACAGCACGCAGTGTGGTTTCGATGAATACTTCGGAACCTTGTTTCGATTGGATTTTGAGTAAAATTGCATCCGACAACTTTCTTGTGATGATTCGTTTGCGTAACTCAAATAAAATCAAATAAGTTGTTACACTGTCCCAGATTCCTGTAATTGGACCCGAAACATATTCAATTAAAAATCGAAGTCCTGTCCTCCCCAAAAATACCTTTAATAGAAGTTTGGCGAATATATTGGAAAGAAAAACTTTGCTTTTGTACAAAACGGTCCGAAAGAATAGTGCCCGTTCATTTAAATGTTTATAAGGATCAATTCCATACAATCGAATCCTAGGATCGGGAATTTCTAAAACCAACCTAGCCATCATGCCCGGAATGGGAGTGATGAGCTCTGGCTCTTCTGCAAGTTCAATGTCTGCATACTGTGCCATTCGATAGGAAAGGTGAAATCCCAATCGAAAGAGGAGATAAAATTCAATGAAAGTGACTAGAGCCAAAAGAAAAACAAACTCAGTCAGAGTGATGATTGAATGAGTTTCCAAACTCCAAAACTCAAGTGGAGGAAGACAAGTTGAAAGAAAAACGAAGGTGATCGATGGTAAAAACCCAATCCAAAAAGATAAAAAAACGCCCCAAAGAAGAAGTTTTTTGGACTGGGAGGCAAAACTTTTGTCGGAATTTTCGGGTTTTCTCGCATGTGAATGGATCGAAATGAGAACCTTACGCCCCCATTGTTCTAAAAATCCCGGTTTGTAACGTTCTGTACTCATTTTTTTTTGCAACCAGAATCCTGGATTGGGACTCCCACTCCATGAAACAGGAATTCTCGATGATGATACAAGCTGAAATCAAAACCAAAGCACCCATTGATTGGGTGACTACGATCTTTTTAATAACCTATCCGTTAGTAGGGATTTTCGGAACCCTCTATTTGTATCTTTATGATTCAGTTCATATTGGAACTTGGGCTCTGTTTGTATTTTATTTTTTTGCTACAGGAATGGGAATCACAGTAGGTTATCATAGACTTTTTTCTCACAAAGCTTATGATGCAAAAACACCCGTCAAACTCTGGTTACTTCTTTTTGGAGCAGCAGCATTTCAATCAACAGCCTTGGAATGGAGTGAAGACCACCGCATCCACCATCGTTTTGTCGATACAGACAAAGATCCTTATTCCATTAAAAAAGGATTTTGGTTTGCTCACATTGGTTGGTTATTTCGCAAACGTAAGTATGTCCAACAAGGAGTTCAGGATTTGGTAAATGATCCTTTGGTTCTGTGGCAACATAAACATTTTTATTCTATTTCTATTTTTATGTGTTTTATCCTCCCAGGTCTTATCTCTATGTTATGGGGTAGTTTTTTAGAAGGAATGTTTGTTGCTGGTTTTTTAAGACTGTTTGTAGTTCACCAGTTTACTTTTTTTATCAATAGTGCATGTCACGTTTGGGGAGAAAGAACTTTTTCTAAAGAACAAACAGCAAGAGATAACTGGATCATCGCCTTCTTTACATTTGGTGAAGGGTTTCATAACTTCCACCATGAGTTTCAATCAGATTATCGAAATGGGATACGTTGGTTTGACTATGATCCATCTAAATGGATGATCAAAGGTCTTTCTTTTTTAGGTCTTACATATAACTTAAAAAAAGTTTCTGAAGAAAAAATCCTGCAGAAGACCATGTATTTAAAAGAAAAAGAAACTTTAAACCAATTTGCGAATTTGGAAGAATCAAAACTACGCCATTGGGAAGAACAACTAACTAGCCTTAGGGAAACTGCGATCAAAGAATTCCAAACTTGGAAACAGGCAAAACAATCTTCCAACGAAAAAGAAGTCGGGATTCTTCGCAAAAAATTTGAACAAACAAAAGAAAGTTGGGAGAAACTTCTAAACCAACCGGGAAAACCGATTTTTTCTTAACCGCGAATTTCCCGAAAGATTTCTTTCGGGATACTCGGAACATCTCCAGGGCCAACTAACGGTAAATAAACCATAAACCTTGTTTTTCCTGGAGAGGACTCCACTTCAATCCTTCCTTTGTGTTTTTCGATAATTCCTTTGACTATTCCCAGCCCAAGCCCCGTACCTTCGCCTTGGTCTTTCGTTGTAAAAAATGGATCCCAAATTTTGTCTTTGATCTCGACTGGAATTCCCGAACCGTTATCTTCAAAACTAATCAATACATAATCTGCTCCAATCATTTGCGAAGAAATGATGAGTTTGGGATGTTCTATTTTTTTCATCGCATGGATGGCATTGGTGATAAGGTTTGTCCAAACTTGGTTTAGTTCATCAATATTACACCTAACTGGAGGGATACTTCCATACGCCCTTTCAATTTCCACTCCATGTTTGATTTGGTTTTGCATGATCACAAGAGTGTTTTCTAACCCTTCGTGAAGGTCGGACTCCGCATAAGAGGCTTGTCCTAAATGGGAATAGTATTTGAGGGCTTTGACAATCCGCACTATATTGCGAATTGCATATTTGATGTTTTTGATATTTCTTTGTAAGCTCAAAGTATTCTTTAACATCTCAAAGGTTTCTTTTCCACCGGCCTTCCAAATACGAATGAGTTCCTCTTGCATATGCAAAAGATGATGATCAATGATAAAGGTTGCTAAATCCGTTGCATCATTTTCACTGATTCCATCTTGGACAAATCGAAATTTTGTTTCTTTTTTGAGTTTGAATTTGTCTTTAGGATCGATCTTTGCCGCTGGGTCTTCTTTCACGAAACTAAATAGAATGTCCAAATAGATGGAACGAAAATCAGGATTCTGAATGAGTTGTGAGATGTCTCCTAAATGCGATAATACATAAACTAAATTAGCATCAAGGTTGTCTGCTGATCCATTGATGACAGCAGCAGGCGTATTGATTTCATGAGCAATCCCCGCTACCATCACCCCCAGAGAAGCCATTTTTTCCGATTGGACTAAGTGAGCTTGTGTTTCTTCTAATTCTTTCGTTCGTTCTCTTACCTTTGCTTCCAAAGTTTCTGTTAAGTTCAATAACTGTTGGTAAATCATTGAATTAGATAATGACATCAGAGAAACAGAAAGGATTTCCAAAATGATTTCAATTTCTTCTATATCATAAATTTTTCCTTCTTTGTGTTTTCCAAGTAAGATAAAACCAACAAGACTTGATTTGATTGAAAGAGTAGCAACTAACTCTGATTTGGTTTCTGTAAAAAAGTTTAATGCTTGTTTGGCTATTTTTTCATGATTGGGAGAGGCAAACTGGATGAAATTTTCTTTGATATGGATACCTTCGCGTTCGGAGAGCCATAGTAAAAAAGGATTAAAGACGGGAAGAGAAGGTAAATTTGAAAACTTTTGGTCTAATGATTCTAAAAAAGGTCTGGGACGAAATTGGCCTTCCCTTTCATCCCAAGTATACACTTGGACAAACTCCGCTGGGATTTTTGAGGCAAGGAACTGACTGATGGTTTCGCTGATTTGGTCTGGGTCGTTGAAGGAAATTAGTTCTTCTTTGAATTTTTCTAAAGCAAATAGGTTTTGGACGAGTTCATCACGTTTTTTTGGTTTTTCCATTCCTTGTGGTGCCTGTTTTTTGCGTAAAAAATACAAAACCAAAAGATTCAGAATTCCAAAAAGAGTGGCAAATAGGAAGTAGGTTTCTGTGGAATTGATACTGCTTAAAGCATAAGCAAATCCAAACCAACCAAATGCAGAAAGGATTATGATTCCGAAGGGAAAGAAAACTTGTGTTTGCATGTCACCTGTATAGAATGTAAGAACTAGATTATTTTGGTGCAGATTCCACTTGGGTAAAGAACTATTTACAATCGCTCGTATCTTCGGAGCTTATTATGAAATTTATTCTGAAGGAACTACCTATGCCCTCGCCGTACTTAAGGGAAAGTTGCGACTGAAGAACTCAAACGAAAGACATCCCTTTGTTGTGGGAGACTTAGTTTTGGCTGAAAAATCTTCCGGGGAAGAGTGGGTCATATCGGAAAGACTGGAGCGAAAGAACTACCTTTCTAGAAAAAGTGACCGTGGCGACAGTCATGTGTTATGTGCCAATTTAGACCAAGTGGCAATCCTTGCTTCCTGTAAAGACCCAGAAACCAAACCAGGATTCATTGACCGATTGCTTGCCGCTTCTTATCAAACAGGAATTCCTCCTCTGGTCATTTTTACAAAAAAAGATTTAATTTCGGAAGAAGAAATTGAAGAGAGGGAAGTTTACTATAGAGAGTTAGGTTATGAGGTATTAAGTGTGTCTCTTCTTTCAGAGGAATCCATCCAACCTTTGTGGGAACGCATCCGTGGAAAACGAACCTTCCTTTGCGGGAATTCTGGAGTAGGGAAATCCACTCTCATGAATCATCTCCATAAAAAAACAGTGCAGAGAACCAATCTTGTCAGCGGGTCCACCAAAAAAGGAAAACATACCACAACCAATTCTTTTGCCCTGTTTTTGGAAGAAAACACGGTTCTCATCGATTCCCCTGGGGTCAAAGAATGGGGGATTTTACACCTGACGCCTGTTGAACTTTGGGAAAGTTTTCCCGAATTACGCAAGATTAAAGAAACCTGTCAGGAAATTTATTGCTGTGAACTGGGTTCTGAGTGTCCAATGCGAAAACACTTAAATGAATCCATGGATGAAACTAGAAAAAAGAGCTTAGAATCCATGATCGAAAGCCTTGAAAACCCGCATCGTGTGACAAGGCGGGACCATTGGACAAAAGCTGTTACAAAAAGGTATTAGGGAAAAGAGTTGCCAAGCACTCAGTTGTTATCTATTCTTAGAAGAAGATTTCCGGAGGAAGGAATATGAAACGTGCAATGATCAATCGGTTGTCGGCATTAGGATTTGTGGCGGTTTTTGCCATATTTTTAACTGCCTGCCAAAAAGATTCTAAAGAATCTGTAACAAATGTTACAGATAAGTCTGAACAAGTAAGTAATGTTGTTGTTGCCTTTGTGAAAGGCGATGTGGTCGTGATCCGAGAAAGCGGGCAAGTAAAACCAAACTTAGGTGATGTTTTAACTTCTAAAGATACCATCGTAACAGGTCAAAACGGTTCAGTGGAAATCCTTGTGGGTGAGGACGGAGTTCTCAAGTTAAACAAAAACACATCCCTCAGCGTAAGCCAAGCGTTTGCAGCAAATGACGGATCTCGCGAAACAGAAGTAAACATGCAGTACGGAAAACTTGTGACAGTTTTACGCAAAGAAAGAAAAACAGAATCTTTCAGCATTGTCACTCCCACCTCAATTGCGGGTGTTCGCGGAACCATCTTTCTTACCAATGTTGAAAATCCATCTGCCAAAGGTGGGAACGTAGCTTGTGGTTCTGGAAACTGTGTTGTTAAGTATACAGTTCTTGATGGAGCAGTTGCAATTCGCAAATCAAACTCAGAAAACGAAATCGTTGTCGACAAACAGAAAGTAGCTGAAGTTGGAAACGATACTAAACTTTCTGATAAAATGATCAAACCAATGGACAAACAATCTTTATCAGAGATGAAAGAAATGTTGGCTTTTGAAAACACTAAGATGTTACAGTTTGAGTCTCTTGCTAACGAACTTCGAACTAACAACGAAGAACTTCAAAAATTAAACATTGGATCTTCTGCAGAAGAGTTGGAAAAAGCAGCCAGAACTCGTGAGATAACAAAATCAAAATCTGATGAA
This genomic stretch from Leptospira meyeri harbors:
- a CDS encoding sensor histidine kinase — encoded protein: MQTQVFFPFGIIILSAFGWFGFAYALSSINSTETYFLFATLFGILNLLVLYFLRKKQAPQGMEKPKKRDELVQNLFALEKFKEELISFNDPDQISETISQFLASKIPAEFVQVYTWDEREGQFRPRPFLESLDQKFSNLPSLPVFNPFLLWLSEREGIHIKENFIQFASPNHEKIAKQALNFFTETKSELVATLSIKSSLVGFILLGKHKEGKIYDIEEIEIILEILSVSLMSLSNSMIYQQLLNLTETLEAKVRERTKELEETQAHLVQSEKMASLGVMVAGIAHEINTPAAVINGSADNLDANLVYVLSHLGDISQLIQNPDFRSIYLDILFSFVKEDPAAKIDPKDKFKLKKETKFRFVQDGISENDATDLATFIIDHHLLHMQEELIRIWKAGGKETFEMLKNTLSLQRNIKNIKYAIRNIVRIVKALKYYSHLGQASYAESDLHEGLENTLVIMQNQIKHGVEIERAYGSIPPVRCNIDELNQVWTNLITNAIHAMKKIEHPKLIISSQMIGADYVLISFEDNGSGIPVEIKDKIWDPFFTTKDQGEGTGLGLGIVKGIIEKHKGRIEVESSPGKTRFMVYLPLVGPGDVPSIPKEIFREIRG
- a CDS encoding FecR family protein, encoding MKRAMINRLSALGFVAVFAIFLTACQKDSKESVTNVTDKSEQVSNVVVAFVKGDVVVIRESGQVKPNLGDVLTSKDTIVTGQNGSVEILVGEDGVLKLNKNTSLSVSQAFAANDGSRETEVNMQYGKLVTVLRKERKTESFSIVTPTSIAGVRGTIFLTNVENPSAKGGNVACGSGNCVVKYTVLDGAVAIRKSNSENEIVVDKQKVAEVGNDTKLSDKMIKPMDKQSLSEMKEMLAFENTKMLQFESLANELRTNNEELQKLNIGSSAEELEKAARTREITKSKSDEVIKTAKSIEDSKYIKKDVQKDSLKLAPKESFDKTK
- the rsgA gene encoding ribosome small subunit-dependent GTPase A, coding for MGKELFTIARIFGAYYEIYSEGTTYALAVLKGKLRLKNSNERHPFVVGDLVLAEKSSGEEWVISERLERKNYLSRKSDRGDSHVLCANLDQVAILASCKDPETKPGFIDRLLAASYQTGIPPLVIFTKKDLISEEEIEEREVYYRELGYEVLSVSLLSEESIQPLWERIRGKRTFLCGNSGVGKSTLMNHLHKKTVQRTNLVSGSTKKGKHTTTNSFALFLEENTVLIDSPGVKEWGILHLTPVELWESFPELRKIKETCQEIYCCELGSECPMRKHLNESMDETRKKSLESMIESLENPHRVTRRDHWTKAVTKRY
- a CDS encoding LBF_2804 family protein, whose amino-acid sequence is MSTERYKPGFLEQWGRKVLISIHSHARKPENSDKSFASQSKKLLLWGVFLSFWIGFLPSITFVFLSTCLPPLEFWSLETHSIITLTEFVFLLALVTFIEFYLLFRLGFHLSYRMAQYADIELAEEPELITPIPGMMARLVLEIPDPRIRLYGIDPYKHLNERALFFRTVLYKSKVFLSNIFAKLLLKVFLGRTGLRFLIEYVSGPITGIWDSVTTYLILFELRKRIITRKLSDAILLKIQSKQGSEVFIETTLRAVAISIVYTKTFHPNFEYLLFGLIRLLPNKDKLTDLDDWNEFVHLFPKLTKEERNWPIAIFALCSTFDGSLNREELNAFQEITDLSPSWLLDRVRHLSETIRKGELSESLLWMEKILPEESAR
- a CDS encoding acyl-CoA desaturase, with translation MMIQAEIKTKAPIDWVTTIFLITYPLVGIFGTLYLYLYDSVHIGTWALFVFYFFATGMGITVGYHRLFSHKAYDAKTPVKLWLLLFGAAAFQSTALEWSEDHRIHHRFVDTDKDPYSIKKGFWFAHIGWLFRKRKYVQQGVQDLVNDPLVLWQHKHFYSISIFMCFILPGLISMLWGSFLEGMFVAGFLRLFVVHQFTFFINSACHVWGERTFSKEQTARDNWIIAFFTFGEGFHNFHHEFQSDYRNGIRWFDYDPSKWMIKGLSFLGLTYNLKKVSEEKILQKTMYLKEKETLNQFANLEESKLRHWEEQLTSLRETAIKEFQTWKQAKQSSNEKEVGILRKKFEQTKESWEKLLNQPGKPIFS
- the tpx gene encoding thiol peroxidase, whose product is MAQVTLKGNPVPLEGNLPKPGDKAPDFRVAKQDLGDLTLKDLAGKVKILVAVPSLDTAVCALETKKFNEKVAKENGITTLIISGDLPFAMKRFCSTEGINSENLITGSQFKDFSFSKNYGTHIAGGPLAGLSARAVFVVDKDDIIRYTELVPEIGSEPNYDTVFSEAKKLV